The following coding sequences are from one Melanotaenia boesemani isolate fMelBoe1 chromosome 19, fMelBoe1.pri, whole genome shotgun sequence window:
- the myo1hb gene encoding unconventional myosin-Ih — translation MEASLTARDRVGIQDFVLLDAYTSESAFLDNLRKRFHENIIYTYIGTLLVSVNPYKVLDIYSKKQMDTYMGVNFFELPPHIYALADNVFRTMQSEFNNHFILISGESGAGKTEASKKILQYYAVSCPSTKLLNNVRDRLLLSNPVLEAFGNAKTLKNDNSSRFGKYMDIQFDHQGGAVGGHILSYLLEKSRVVHQNHGERNFHIFYQLVEGGEEDLLRWLGLERNCKNYRYLVQGDCAKVSSINDKSDWRTVQKALSVIDFSESDTEHLFGIIASVLHLGNIKFEADARGYATLNNNQEMHWVSKLLGIPNQVLQQGLTHRKIEAKTEEVLSPFSVDHAVYARDALAKAIYGRTFNWLVNKINESLSNKDSSRKTVIGLLDIYGFEVFTVNSFEQFCINYCNEKLQQLFIQLTLKSEQEEYEMEGIEWEPVPYFNNKIICDLVEEKFRGIISLLDEECLRPGEATDLTFLEKMEETIGGHPHFVTHKLADMKTRKTLERGDFRLLHYAGEVTYCVVGFLDKNNDLLYRYGKEVMRQSKNSIIQHCFPSSEPDSKKRPETVVTQFKSSLVGLTEILMSKEPWYVRCIKPNEAKQAGQFDDVLVRHQVKYLGLMEHLRVRRAGFAYRRKYDIFLQRYKPLCPDTWPNWKGTAAEGVKCLIKHLGYRPDEYKMGKTKIFIRHPRTLFATEDAFQVCKHKLATTIQAKYKGYRVKGDYLKQKEAATKIENCWRGLMARKERERRAWAVKVIKKFIKGFMTRNQPPCIDNSEYLAYVRQSYLTRLRENLPKTVLEKDSWLTPPPIIQEASQILKKIYIRHLVWKYVRGITSQRKAQLLLKEQTSSMFKGKKENYPLSVCRPFVDTRIALGDINIKVLQMIQHEHIKYSVPVVKYDRNGFRPRLRQLIFTQEAAYLVEEAKIKQRINYTSLKGVSVSNLSDSFLILHVTCDDIKQKGDLVLQCDYLFEALTKLSVIADKQNFIKVVQGSVRFDIQPGREGFVDFKSGQESMVYRAKNGHLMVESTKAKSR, via the exons ATGGAGGCCTCCCTGACCGCCAGGGACCGCGTGGGCATCCAGGATTTTGTTCTCTTGGACGCCTACACAAGTGAGAGTGCCTTCCTGGACAACCTGAGGAAACGCTTCCATGAGAATATCATTTAT ACTTACATTGGGACTCTCTTGGTGTCAGTAAACCCCTATAAGGTGTTAGACATCTACAGCAAGAAGCAAATGGATACCTACATGGGAGTTAACTTCTTTGAGCTGCCACCTCAtat TTACGCTCTGGCAGACAACGTTTTCCGCACTATGCAGTCTGAGTTCAACAACCACTTCATCTTGATCTCAGGCGAGAGTGGAGCCGGAAAGACAGAGGCTTCCAAGAAAATCCTTCAATACTATGCTGTCAGCTGCCCGAGCACCAAACTCCTGAACAATGTCCGAGACAGACTGCTTCTCTCCAATCCAGTGCTTGAA GCTTTTGGAAATGCCAAAACTCTAAAGAATGACAACTCGAGCCGATTTGGGAAATACATGGACATCCAGTTTGACCATCAG GGTGGAGCAGTTGGTGGTCACATCCTCAGTTATCTACTAGAGAAGTCCCGTGTGGTCCACCAGAATCATGGGGAGAGAAACTTCCACATCTTCTACCAGCTGGTAGAAGGTGGAGAAGAAGATCTTCTCCGTTGGCTCGGACTGGAGAGAAACTGCAAGAACTACCGCTACCTGGTGCAG gGGGATTGTGCCAAAGTAAGCTCTATCAATGATAAAAGTGATTGGAGGACGGTGCAGAAAGCCCTGTCTGTCATAGACTTCAGTGAGAGTGATACTGAG CATCTGTTTGGAATTATCGCTAGTGTGCTCCACTTGGGAAACATCAAGTTTGAAGCAGATGCCCGTGGTTATGCTACTCTGAACAACAACCAGGAGATGCACTGGGTGTCAAAG TTGTTGGGGATTCCTAATCAGGTGCTACAACAGGGCTTAACCCACAGAAAGATTGAAGCCAAAACAGAGGAG GTGCTCAGTCCCTTCTCTGTGGACCATGCAGTATACGCCAGAGATGCTCTTGCCAAAGCCATCTATGGCCGCACTTTCAACTGGCTGGTAAACAAGATCAATGAATCATTATCTAACAAG gatTCATCAAGGAAGACGGTGATTGGTCTGCTTGACATTTATGGGTTTGAGGTTTTTACTGTGAACAG ctTTGAACAGTTTTGCATCAACTACTGCAAcgagaagctgcagcagcttttcatccaaCTGACCCTCAAATCAGAACAGGAGGAATATGAAATGGAGGGGATTGAA TGGGAACCAGTGCCATATTTCAACAACAAAATTATCTGTGATCTTGTGGAGGAGAAATTCAGAGGAATCATCTCTTTATTG gATGAGGAATGTTTACGCCCTGGAGAGGCCACTGATCTCACCTTCctggagaagatggaggaaacGATTGGTGGTCATCCACATTTTGTCAC ACATAAACTTGCAGACatgaaaacaaggaaaacactggaaagAGGAGACTTCCGCCTCTTGCACTACGCTGGGGAGGTTACATACTGTGTTGTTG GATTCCTGGACAAAAACAATGATCTGCTGTACCGATATGGAAAAgag GTCATGCGGCAGTCCAAGAACTCTATCATCCAGCACTGCTTTCCCTCCAGTGAACCAGACAGCAAGAAGAGACCTGAAACT GTGGTGACCCAGTTTAAGAGTAGCTTAGTGGGTCTGACTGAAATCTTAATGTCCAAAGAACCCTGGTATGTCCGCTGCATTAAACCTAATGAAGCCAAGCAAGCAG GACAATTTGACGATGTGCTGGTGAGACATCAGGTTAAATACCTGGGGCTGATGGAGCACCTGAGAGTCAGACGGGCTGGTTTTGCTTACCGACGCAAATATGATATCTTTCTTCAAAG GTATAAGCCTCTGTGTCCAGACACCTGGCCCAACTGGAAAGGTACCGCAGCTGAAGGTGTAAAGTGCCTGATCAAACACCTGGGCTATAGACCTGATGAGTACAAGATGGGGAA AACCAAGATTTTCATCCGCCATCCTCGAACTCTGTTTGCTACAGAAGATGCCTTTCAGGTCTGCAAACATAAGCTAG caacAACGATTCAGGCAAAGTACAAAGGCTACAGGGTGAAAGGAGACTACCTGAAACAGAAAGAGGCTG CCACTAAGATTGAAAACTGCTGGAGAGGTTTGATGGCGAGGAAGGAACGCGAGAGGAGAGCCTGGGCTGTCAAGGTCATCAAGAA GTTCATTAAAGGTTTCATGACCAGAAATCAACCACCCTGCATCGACAACAGCGAGTACTTGGCCTATGTGAGGCAAAGCTACCTCACACGGCTGAGAGAAAACCTCCCCAAAACAGTCCTGGAAAAAGATTCCTGGCTCACCCCACCTCCTATAATCCAGGAG GCTTCCCAGATATTGAAAAAGATCTACATTCGACACTTGGTATGGAAGTACGTCAGAGGAATCACGTCCCAAAGGAAAGCACAG CTTCTGTTAAAAGAACAGACGAGCTCCAtgttcaaaggaaaaaaagaaaactacccCTTAAGTGTGTGTAGACCGTTTGTGGACACCAGGATTG CTTTAGGAGACATAAACATCAAAGTCCTTCAGATGATTCAACATGAGCACATCAAG TACAGTGTGCCAGTGGTGAAGTATGATAGGAACGGGTTCAGGCCTCGTCTCCGGCAGCTCATTTTCACCCAGGAAGCTGCTTACCTGGTCGAAGAAGCCAAGATCAAGCAGAGGATCAATTACACCTCTCTGAAAG gTGTGTCAGTCAGCAACCTGAGTGACAGCTTCCTCATCCTTCATGTTACATGTGATGATATCAAGCAAAAG ggggATCTGGTTCTGCAGTGTGACTACCTGTTTGAAGCCCTGACTAAGCTGAGTGTTATTGCAGACAAGCAGAACTTCATCAAAGTTGTCCAGGGCAG